A window of Solanum stenotomum isolate F172 chromosome 3, ASM1918654v1, whole genome shotgun sequence contains these coding sequences:
- the LOC125860470 gene encoding protein NRT1/ PTR FAMILY 2.11-like isoform X2 has protein sequence MEVDKVHAKEKPKYGGIKAMPFIIGNETFEKLGTLGTSSNLLVYLTTVFHMKSINATNLVNVFNGTCNFGTLLGAFLCDTYLGRYKTLGIASISSFTGMLFLTLTAAISKLHPLHCGTAENSICLEPTTGQLAFLLCGFGFLVVGASGIRPCNLAFGADQFDPNTESGRRGINSFFNCPLTSMVQVLVAAIQKRRLKLPEQPQNTLFNHVSSKSINSELPYTDQFRFLNKASILSPADKTNEDGSAVDPWRLCSIQQVEEVKCVVRVFPIWTAGLIYYVFLVQMQTYVVFQTLQSDRSLYSASKFKIPAASYSVFSMLSLSIWIPIYDRIIVPFLRKITKKEAGITVLQKMGIGLVIAVLTMLVSAVVETRRRDIALRHPTLGIEPRRGGISAMSANWLIPQLALAGLSEAFTIIAQVEFFYKQFPENMRSFAGSFLFCGFALANYMSSLLITIVHKTTRISDTENWLAEDLNKGRLDYFYYLVAALEVLDFGYFLICAKWYKYKGTQNDQNLEVSMDKLQPTKPLV, from the exons ATGGAAGTGGATAAGGTACATGCAAAAGAGAAACCCAAGTATGGAGGAATTAAGGCCATGCCTTTCATTATAG GAAATGAAACCTTTGAGAAACTGGGGACGCTTGGAACCTCATCGAATCTCCTGGTTTACTTAACCACTGTATTCCATATGAAGTCAATTAATGCTACTAACCTTGTTAATGTCTTCAATGGTACTTGCAATTTTGGTACTCTGCTTGGAGCGTTCTTATGTGACACTTATTTAGGTCGATACAAGACATTGGGAATCGCTTCTATATCTTCTTTCACg GGGATGTTGTTTTTGACGCTGACAGCTGCAATCTCGAAACTGCATCCTCTTCATTGTGGAACTGCAGAAAATAGCATTTGCCTTGAACCAACAACAGGACAATTAGCTTTCTTACTATGTGGATTTGGTTTTCTAGTAGTAGGTGCTAGTGGTATTAGGCCATGCAATTTAGCTTTTGGGGCAGATCAATTCGATCCCAATACCGAATCAGGAAGAAGGGGAATTAACAGCTTCTTTAATTG TCCCTTGACAAGTATGGTGCAAGTGCTCGTAGCTGCAATACAGAAAAGGCGCTTAAAGTTACCAGAACAACCACAGAATACCTTGTTCAATCATGTTTCCAGCAAGAGTATCAACTCTGAACTTCCTTACACTGATCAATTTAG GTTCCTGAATAAAGCGTCTATTTTAAGCCCCGCAGACAAAACAAACGAAGATGGATCAGCAGTCGATCCATGGAGACTTTGCAGCATCCAACAAGTGGAAGAAGTGAAATGTGTTGTAAGAGTATTTCCAATATGGACAGCAGGTTTGATATACTACGTTTTTCTAGTCCAAATGCAAACTTATGTAGTCTTTCAAACGCTGCAAAGCGACAGGAGCCTTTACAGTGCTAGTAAGTTCAAGATTCCAGCAGCATCATACTCGGTCTTCTCCATGTTGAGTTTGTCTATTTGGATACCTATCTATGACAGAATAATCGTTCCATTTCTCCGAAAAATCACCAAGAAAGAAGCTGGCATAACCGTCCTCCAAAAAATGGGGATCGGATTAGTAATTGCAGTTCTCACAATGCTAGTATCAGCTGTAGTGGAAACTCGACGAAGGGACATAGCACTTAGGCATCCAACACTAGGCATTGAACCAAGACGAGGCGGAATTTCAGCCATGTCTGCTAATTGGTTGATACCTCAACTAGCTCTTGCAGGGCTTTCTGAAGCATTCACTATCATAGCACAAGTTGAGTTTTTCTACAAGCAATTCCCGGAAAACATGAGGAGCTTTGCAGGTTCATTCTTGTTTTGTGGATTTGCATTGGCTAATTACATGAGTAGCTTGTTGATAACAATAGTTCACAAGACAACAAGAATATCAGATACAGAGAATTGGTTAGCAGAGGATCTAAACAAGGGGAGATTAGATTATTTTTACTACTTGGTTGCTGCATTGGAGGTTTTAGATTTTGGCTACTTTCTAATATGTGCCAAATGGTACAAGTACAAAGGAACACAAAATGATCAAAATCTTGAAGTCTCCATGGATAAATTACAACCCACAAAACCTCTAGTTTGA
- the LOC125860470 gene encoding protein NRT1/ PTR FAMILY 2.11-like isoform X1 gives MEVDKVHAKEKPKYGGIKAMPFIIGNETFEKLGTLGTSSNLLVYLTTVFHMKSINATNLVNVFNGTCNFGTLLGAFLCDTYLGRYKTLGIASISSFTGMLFLTLTAAISKLHPLHCGTAENSICLEPTTGQLAFLLCGFGFLVVGASGIRPCNLAFGADQFDPNTESGRRGINSFFNWYYFTFTFAMMISLTVIVYIQSSVSWAIGLAIPTFLMFLSCVFFFVGTKIYVHILPEGSPLTSMVQVLVAAIQKRRLKLPEQPQNTLFNHVSSKSINSELPYTDQFRFLNKASILSPADKTNEDGSAVDPWRLCSIQQVEEVKCVVRVFPIWTAGLIYYVFLVQMQTYVVFQTLQSDRSLYSASKFKIPAASYSVFSMLSLSIWIPIYDRIIVPFLRKITKKEAGITVLQKMGIGLVIAVLTMLVSAVVETRRRDIALRHPTLGIEPRRGGISAMSANWLIPQLALAGLSEAFTIIAQVEFFYKQFPENMRSFAGSFLFCGFALANYMSSLLITIVHKTTRISDTENWLAEDLNKGRLDYFYYLVAALEVLDFGYFLICAKWYKYKGTQNDQNLEVSMDKLQPTKPLV, from the exons ATGGAAGTGGATAAGGTACATGCAAAAGAGAAACCCAAGTATGGAGGAATTAAGGCCATGCCTTTCATTATAG GAAATGAAACCTTTGAGAAACTGGGGACGCTTGGAACCTCATCGAATCTCCTGGTTTACTTAACCACTGTATTCCATATGAAGTCAATTAATGCTACTAACCTTGTTAATGTCTTCAATGGTACTTGCAATTTTGGTACTCTGCTTGGAGCGTTCTTATGTGACACTTATTTAGGTCGATACAAGACATTGGGAATCGCTTCTATATCTTCTTTCACg GGGATGTTGTTTTTGACGCTGACAGCTGCAATCTCGAAACTGCATCCTCTTCATTGTGGAACTGCAGAAAATAGCATTTGCCTTGAACCAACAACAGGACAATTAGCTTTCTTACTATGTGGATTTGGTTTTCTAGTAGTAGGTGCTAGTGGTATTAGGCCATGCAATTTAGCTTTTGGGGCAGATCAATTCGATCCCAATACCGAATCAGGAAGAAGGGGAATTAACAGCTTCTTTAATTGGTACTACTTCACTTTCACTTTTGCCATGATGATATCATTGACTGTCATCGTCTACATTCAGTCGAGTGTGAGTTGGGCTATAGGATTGGCTATTCCAACATTTCTAATGTTCTTGTCATGCGTTTTCTTCTTCGTTGGTACCAAAATTTATGTCCATATTTTACCCGAGGGTAGTCCCTTGACAAGTATGGTGCAAGTGCTCGTAGCTGCAATACAGAAAAGGCGCTTAAAGTTACCAGAACAACCACAGAATACCTTGTTCAATCATGTTTCCAGCAAGAGTATCAACTCTGAACTTCCTTACACTGATCAATTTAG GTTCCTGAATAAAGCGTCTATTTTAAGCCCCGCAGACAAAACAAACGAAGATGGATCAGCAGTCGATCCATGGAGACTTTGCAGCATCCAACAAGTGGAAGAAGTGAAATGTGTTGTAAGAGTATTTCCAATATGGACAGCAGGTTTGATATACTACGTTTTTCTAGTCCAAATGCAAACTTATGTAGTCTTTCAAACGCTGCAAAGCGACAGGAGCCTTTACAGTGCTAGTAAGTTCAAGATTCCAGCAGCATCATACTCGGTCTTCTCCATGTTGAGTTTGTCTATTTGGATACCTATCTATGACAGAATAATCGTTCCATTTCTCCGAAAAATCACCAAGAAAGAAGCTGGCATAACCGTCCTCCAAAAAATGGGGATCGGATTAGTAATTGCAGTTCTCACAATGCTAGTATCAGCTGTAGTGGAAACTCGACGAAGGGACATAGCACTTAGGCATCCAACACTAGGCATTGAACCAAGACGAGGCGGAATTTCAGCCATGTCTGCTAATTGGTTGATACCTCAACTAGCTCTTGCAGGGCTTTCTGAAGCATTCACTATCATAGCACAAGTTGAGTTTTTCTACAAGCAATTCCCGGAAAACATGAGGAGCTTTGCAGGTTCATTCTTGTTTTGTGGATTTGCATTGGCTAATTACATGAGTAGCTTGTTGATAACAATAGTTCACAAGACAACAAGAATATCAGATACAGAGAATTGGTTAGCAGAGGATCTAAACAAGGGGAGATTAGATTATTTTTACTACTTGGTTGCTGCATTGGAGGTTTTAGATTTTGGCTACTTTCTAATATGTGCCAAATGGTACAAGTACAAAGGAACACAAAATGATCAAAATCTTGAAGTCTCCATGGATAAATTACAACCCACAAAACCTCTAGTTTGA